From Bos indicus isolate NIAB-ARS_2022 breed Sahiwal x Tharparkar chromosome X, NIAB-ARS_B.indTharparkar_mat_pri_1.0, whole genome shotgun sequence:
TTTTCAACACGTCCATGAATCCTCTGACACTCCTCGCACCAAAAGCTGGACTGTAATCACTTCCCTCTTGAGGATACAGTGGAAAGCAGACTGAAACTAGTGATATGGCCTCCAGCAGGCCATCTCAAGGGGCTCACTCTTAGAAGCAAGCCCCCATGCTGGGAAGAAACCATGTGGCCACGAAGCAGCAGTATGCGCAGGTAGGTGTCCCGGCCCTGGCAGGGTACTCGGCAAATCCCCAGTGTCAACCACCAGACACGTGCAGGAGCCTGAGTGGTCCCAGCAACCAGCCTTCTGGCTACTCCAGCTGACACTGAGCTGTACCCATCAGAGGCCTGCCCATATTGCGGGTTCGCAAAATAAATGTCATCGTTTCAGCCCGTTTTGAGGTGGTTATTTGGGACAATAGATAACTGGTGCTGACTTAGATCTCAGTGGTGGCTGTCACCTGGCTGTCTATAGCCAAACAACATCAGTGAGCTGGGAATCCAATGTTCTATTTTGTCATTTAGGTTTATGGCACCTGCAAGACATCAAAGAGGACATGTCTGGTAGGCATCTGGGTGAAAAGGAGTGAGTGGAGGTAGTGAAGGGGTGGCGTAGAGGATACAGCAGGCAACATAGCAGAAGTAGCACCCAGGGGCCCGGAGGATGAAGTCAGAAGAGGGTCACGAGATTCAGTAACATGGTCAGTGGTGTCTTGGACATCACTTTGGTGGAATGGTCAGGTTGAAGCCAGATTAGAAAGGtttgaaaaggaaatgggaaaaaagtaagaaaagagaCAATTATTTTGAGACCTTTGTACATAAAGAGGAATAGAAAATTGGGGTTATGATTTGGAGAAAGGTGCTGGGTCAAAGGAATGGTTCAAGCTACTAACCAACCTACTGTAAAGCATGGGGAATTCTACTCGATACCTTGTGGTGACTGACCTATAacggaaaagaatctaaaaaagaacagatacatctATAGTGTATAAGTGAAAAGGATAGATATATTTATAGTGTATAAGTGAAAcactgttgtacacctgaaacaacatTGTTAACCTACTGCAtctcaagaaaaattaaaatcaaatcacatgagactggaaaaaaaagaaagaatggaagcTACTAGAACATATTTGATGAAAGTAGATCCAGGAGTGAGGAACAAATGGATCCCACAGGAGAAAGATGGGGTCATCTTAAGACTGAAGAATTCCTCAGAAAAGAGGGGAATGTTGTGACTAGAAAACTAGACAAAATATCTGAAACAACTATTTTTAGATATTGGACAACTGGCAGTATCAGATTGTgatcagaaggaaaacaaatgtcGTGACCACTACGAGCAGCCTGGCATTTCTGCCTAGAGGTACCTTCCAGGATATGATGCAGCTCCCGAGTAGAACCAGTGGTCTCAGTTATTAGAGCTAACAAGCCAACAGGAGAGAAATAATAGAATACAAGAAACATGTGATTAATCAAAAGATATTAGGGACAGAGGAAAAGAGGAACAAAGGACAGATgtgacaaatagaaaataaaaagcagttgATAGACGGAAACCTCACCATCACATGTAAATGGACTAAACAGatcaatttaaaaagatagaGATTATGAAACTGGTTAAAGAagataaaccaaaacaaaaagtaaCACTGAACCATATGCATCTATAAGTGCACTTTAAATTCAAAGacacagaactgaaaaaaaggCTATACCAGCGAACAAATTAAGCACAAGGAAGTTGGGAGTAGCCACTTATATCCACACCAGACAAAGCAGACATCAAAAGAAAGAACATTACCAGAGATAAAGAGGGGCATTTCATGATATTGAAAGAGCCAATTTATAAAGAACACAATCCTAAACGTGTATGTACCCAATGAGAatgtcaaaatacatgaagcaaaatctAAAAGAATTGAAAGGTGAAAGATAGAGTTACAGCTGGAGACTGCAATCCAGAGACTTGAACACTATCAACCATCTTGACCTGACACTTATAGAATACTCCACCCAACTGCCGAATATACACTCTTTCCaaatacacatggaacattcaccaagctAAACCATATGTTAAGTCATGAAGCAAGTCTCAATTATTTTCAAAGGAATGCAACTATACAGAGTAAATTCTCTGACCACCACagaattaaaaaacacataacatACAGGTATCTGTAAAAtcctcaaatatttggaaactaaatacACCTCTAAGTAAGACATtagttaaagaaaataatcacaaggaaaagcagaaaacattataaattgaatgacaatgaaaataacaTATCTAAATCAGTAGGATGCAGCTAACAGTATTCTCAAAGGgaatttatagctttaaatgcttatattagaaaaagaaacttttaaaatcactgaTTTAGGATTATACTTTAAGAATCTGGAAAAAAGATGAGCAAATTAAACCCCAAATAAGAAAGGACATGATAGTGGAActtaataaaagagagaaaatggacaatagagaaaaaatcagtgaaaccaaACTTGCTTCTTTGAaattatcaataaaattgataagcctCTATTTAGGCTgatcaaaaaaaaaggaaagacgtgggacttccctggtggcccagtggttgggagtccatctgccaaagcaggagacatgacttCAATCCCCAGTCcagaaagatccctcatgctgcagagcaactaagctcatgagctgtaactactgaagcctgtgcaccccaacaaATAGTAGcttccactcaccacaactagagaaagcctgtgtgcagcagtgaagacccagcacagccaaaaatgaaataaattcagaaaaaggaaacaaacaaattaCCAGTATTGGGGATGAAAGAGGGGCTATTGCTATATATCCTACAGATCAAAGGGTAAGGGGGCATTATTAAGTTTATGTCAACTTAGATGAAACAggcaaattccttgaaagacaccaATTGCTAAAACTGACACATGAACAAAATCTGAAGGGCCTGATATCTAATTAAAGAAATTGGATTTATAATGAAACACCTTCCCtcaaagaaaactcaaaaaagaaaagaaaaaatgaaaactccagATGCAGAGGACTTCACTGGTGATTCCATCAAACATTTACAGGAGTAACACCTAAGCATATACAAGCCCTTTAACAACctaagaggagaaggaaacactTTCCAACTTTAtgaaagcttgctgctgctgctgctgctgctaagtcgcttcagtcgtgtctgactctgtgcgaccccatagacaaaagcccaccagactcccctgtccctgggattctccaggcaagaacactggagtgggttgccatttccttctccaatgcatgaaagtgaaaagtgaaagtgaagtcgctcagttgtgtccaagtcttctcaacaccatggactgcagcctaccaggctcctccatccatggggttttccaggcaagagtactggagtggggtgccattgctttctccgtatGAAAGCCTATCTGACAGCAAAACCAGGTAAAGATACTACAAGACAACTACAGATCAGTATCCCTCATgaacagatgcaaaaattctcaaaacGATAATAGCAAATGGAATTTAGCAATATATAAAAGGGTAACATCATGACCAAGTGCTGTTTTTATCTAAGGAATATAAAATtggtttaacattagaaaatcaaCTTATGGGGTTTACCACATTGACAAAATACACCTATGACAATTTTATTGGTAGCATCATACTTCAAGGTGAAATATAACACTCTGCACCCAATACTAAGAACAGGGCAAGGATGTCCcctttcaccacttctattcaatacCGGACCAGAAGCCTTAGCTAGTGTAACAAggttaagaaaaagaacaaagggaattccctggtgggtcagtgtttaggattctgtgctttcactgccatgggtctgggtttaatccctggtcagggaactaagatcccacaagctgcaaggtatagccaaacaaaaagaaataaatgaaaaaaagaacaacagcaTACAGAATGGAAAGGAAGAGGTGAAACAGTCTTTATTTGCACATGAGATGGTTGTGTGCATAAACCATCCCACGGTATTTACCAAACTATTAGAGCTAATGTGTAAATTGAAGCTAGGTCACAGAAGGCAAAGCCAATAGGACAGAACTCAATTGTGTTTCCATACACAAGTAACAAGCagttagaaaaggaaatatagatgccatttacaataaaaatgtgTAACATAAGGGAAAATGTAACAACCTATGAAAGTACTGCTGGGTAGTAGTGTTGTGTGACCTGTCACCAGCGTGGTGGCTTACTGGGAGAGGAAGCAAGTACCTGCAGAGGATTTGGGGGTGTGGTGGGAGACTGGTGTATGGGTTTGGACAGTCAAGAACCCTGAGAAGAAAGGCCCTGGACAAGCTCAGGGCTTTGTCACAAAGTCTACGAGTACAGCCAGAGATGGAAGGGTAAGCTTTTATTACTCCAGGAGAACTTGGATTCCACCAATGCCTCGCTTATGTGGGGCCTGTAGTGTGACTCATGACTGCAGACACAGAAGCATCTGGAGCCTCTGCTACAGCCCTGGGCTGCTCTCAGAGACACTCAGTGACACGAACCCTGGCTTGCTCCGAAAACTCGGAGTCCccttgtcttttttcttcctctctgcctgGCTCCCAACTTCCTGCCTTCTTGGGGCTTCTCACTGTCTGGGTAACACAAAGGTGTGTGCCAAGCCAAACCTGGAGTGGGGGGGGCATGACCCCTCTGCCACAAGCTGTGCCCGGGGGTGAAGCCTGTGGCCTGGAGAGCCTAGCCTGGCTCAGTGACTGTCCGCAGCACTGAGAGGTGGCCTGGGTAGCGGACCAGCTCCTGGTCCCCCGGGGCAGCCTGCAGACACTGGCCTGGCGGGAAGAGCTGTGGGACTCCCCAGGGCCTCTTGGAACCCCCACTTCCAGCTTGTGGATTAAACCACGGGCCAGCCACACCTGTGTCTTTTCCCAGTTACAAGGCTGGGAGGGGCCCCGCCTCGATGGCTCTGTGCCCTGTAGCCCTTAGCTACAGATGCCCTGCCCAACTGGCAGTGCCCACTCCTGGCTCCTCCTTGGCCCCTCCAGGGCCGGCGGCTTTCTGCTTCCACAGATGCTGGAGCGAGGGCAGGTCATGGAGATGTCCCTGCCCTACTCAGGGCGGGGGGCTCCAAGCCTGGCCCATGCCCACACCCCACAAGTGCCAGGGCCAccacacaccctcctccaggcagatggagtccccccacccccaatgccCATGGGCTGCCAAGGGGTTGAGGGCCATGAGAACTTCCGACCATGAGAACTTGGACTTCCAGGTTTGGGGATCGGCCCAGGCGGGCGGTTCAGCTCCGAAACTCGTCTCTCTCTTCGGGCCCCTGCCTGTCCTGAAGGTCCTGGCCCGAGTCTGCACAGTGGGTAGGAAATGCCAGTCAGTTAGCCGACAGTGGGGCTGCCCTACCCCCTCGCTCCCAGGGCGCTCTCTGGACTTAGTGGTTTCCATTCCTCAGCAGCACTTCTTTGAATGGAACCTGCCCAGCAGGGGCTTCATATGTTTTGGAAGCATGGGCACAGGCAATCCCAGACTATGGGGAGGGGGAGTGTTGGCAGGACAGGGAAGTAGGACAGGACAGGACTGGGCTGTGCCCAGAGCACATGATTTCTCAAAGGCCACTGTTCTCGGGGGGTACCTGGGAGAGAGCTGGACGAGAGCAGCTGCAGGCTGTCTAGGACCCCGTCCTCGTACAATGCCAGCTTCTGCAGCATCTTCCGTCGCGCCGGATTGATCACGATCTGCGGGGGTCGCGAGGACATGGAGCTGCCCAGGAGGGGTCCTGGGGTGGAGAGAGGACCCCCTGAGCCTCTGAGAACTCCCTGCTGACACTGCTGGCCTCGCGAGccttccccatccccagcctagctccctccctgccctcccaaaGGACAGAGGTCCTGAGTGCTTTGTCTGTGGGCAAGGCCTGGAGCCCAATCATGGACTGGGCCTGCTTCACTCCTGGCCTGTCCTCAGCCAGCTGGGGGCATGGCCCGGCGAGACGAGATGGCCTGGGACAGTCCTTCTTTGGACCTTCCTGGGGTCAGGCGAGCAGCCCAACCCAAGACAGCAGCCCGCAACTTGCTAAGGACAGATGGAGCTTCATGGCGGGTCCTGGATCTCTCCTCCCagaaggctggggtggggaggatggggtTTGCCCGGAAAGGAGGCCTTTGGTCCCCTTGCTGGTACCTTCCACAGCTGTGGGCTGGAGACCCGGGCCGCTCCCACAGCTCGACTCTCGGGCGGCACCCCCTTGGGTGCAGGCAGCCTGCCCGAAGGGTGCTGGCACCCAGCTGGGGGCCCCTGGGCCCGCAGGGCAGCTGGGGCTCAGATGCCAGGAGTGCAGGGCAGCAGAGAGGTCAGACACGCTCTCGTCACTCTCCACGGGCTGGTTGGCACCTTTTTGTGGCCAGTCTGTAGCCTGGGCCTGGGCCCCCAAGGGCGCTGCCaggggctgccaggggctggcacGGCTCAGGGCGCTCCCGCTGGTGGACACGTAGGAGTTCTCTTGCGGGGAAGGGGGGCTGCGGCTGGCAGCCTCCAGCTCCAGGCATGGCCCTGCCACCACCACCTGCAGCTCCTCCAGTGTCTGGTACACCTGCAGGGAGGGACCGGGGCTCTCAGGGTGAGTGGCCCCATCCAGGTCCTCGCAGAGGGTAGGGAACCGCAGGGCAGCTCCGGGTCAGGGCCAGAGAAGAGAATCGTTGCCACTAAAGCTAAGGACCAAGAGCGGCTTCTCTTTGTCTTCGAGAAAGCAAACCTTGTTGCCTTGATGCCCTCAATGATGCTCCTTTCTTTTCtcaagagagagaaatgagggatgggatggggagggacatgggaggggggttcaggatggggaacacatgtacacccacggctgattcatgtgaatgtatggcaaaaaccaccacaatattataaagtaattagcctccaattaaaataaataaataaattaaaaaaaaagagagacaaagaggtgGGACACAAAAAAGGCAGATGCAGTGGCGCCAGGCACCCAGAAGGGGGCGCAGTAAAAAGCCGATCGCCTCCCTCTCTGTACCGGCTGGGTTCAGTGGGCGCTCAAGCCGAACCAAAGGGCAGGTGAGCAACATGTGGAGACTGGCATCTCAAGCACTTCCCATACCCCCAGCTCACAGGACTACCTGGGTCATTGGGGGTCTCCTCTTGGCTCGGCGGTGCAGGCAGCAGCAAGCCAGCTGGCCCAGGGCCAGGCCCAGTTGTGGTGGGCACGGCCCTGGCCTGGGGTCCAGGTGCTTCTTGTAGATCTGGGCGGCGACTAGGGCGGCCCACGTGTCTGCGGCCGGCCCGCCTTGGACTGCGGTCTGAGTGCCCTTCAGGGTCACCCCGGCCTCTTCCGCCTCCTCTTCAACCAAGTCTTTCTGTGGGATATGCAACATGAGTCTGGCCCCCATGGGCTGTGCCTTGTGCTGCCATCCCCTGGCCCTCATCTGTGTATGCTCAGCGCTGACTTGGGCCCCCAGGATCCAGCCATGCGCCCAGCGCCTGGGCTGGCTTTCACAGAGCTGACTTCCTGAGAGAGGAGAGACGTCGACATGCTTCGAAAACCAGGGGAAACCGCGGCAGGGAGGCCCCCCCAGGGGTTTCGATGGGGGGGCCCAAGCAAGTGACACTTGGGCTCTGATAGAAAGACAGCAACTAGCCAGAGAGGGCGGGGCTCAGAAGGGAGAGCCCCATGGAGATGGGGGGGACAGGACCAGACAGGAAGGACCAGGAGCAGACCCTGGGGTCGGGGGGCGTGGCCTTTCAGGCAGAGGAACAGGGAACCGCCAGGTCTGGAGGACAGACAGCAAGCTGGCAACCATGTCAAGGGTCTGGGCCTTCATCCCAAGCACGGTGGGGGTAAAGGGGTTCCACTGCCTCCTCACAGTTCTAAAAGAGCTTTTTGGTGGTTGCCGAGAGAAGTCATGGCAGGGACCCTGTGGGGTCTGGCATGCTGCCCCACAGCGGTGCTGATGATGGGCCCAAGTGCAGATCTATTTGGTGCCTGGTTCTGGCAGAGACCCCTGGAGACCCGGGAATGGATGGAAACAGCCCTGAGCCCAGGCAACACACCAGCTTATACAGTGTGAAGGATCCTGCAGACTAAGCAAAGAGGAGCTGGATTTTGGGCTCTGGGTCAGTCCACGGAGGAGCAGACCTGCCCTGCAAAACCCAGGGAAGGCGTCTGGGGTGAGGGGGGACATGGTTCGATTTCAAACCATTGCCTCTCCCAGGTCCCCTGATTCTGTTTTCCACTGTGATTGGGCTGCACCCCCTCTCCCTGACCGCCCCCTGCACCGCCAAACCCAGGTGGGGTCTGGAAGGGCCCATGGCACTTGCCAGGGACAGAGAGGTTTGTCCCCGGCCAGGCAGATGCAGCTGTCTGGGGCCCTGCCTACTCTCAACGATGAGTCAGCAGAGGCCGGGCTGGCTCCTGTGGGGCCCCGCGTTCCGGattgttcctccctccctctctccccacctgccTCAGGAGGAGGCTCACCAGATACTTGGGCTGGGCGCCATGCATCCTCACGGCCCTCTGGCCGGCCAGGGTCTCCAGCAGCACCTGCAGAGAGAGCAGGCTGCAGACTGGGGCCGCTGAGAACCTGCTCGTGGGACTCAGACTCGGGGGGTCTGGAGGGCCCACGTGGAGCAGAGGAATGGAAAATGACAGACATGTAGGTGCGGAGCCGTGCAGGGCACCTGAGCTGGGGAGGACAGGTCCCGGGATCTGAAGATGGTCAGGCCTGCTGGGAGATTCTCCAGGGGCtgcggccccccacccccaggccagtCAAGGGCCCCGCAGCTCACCACGCCAAAGCTGAAGGTGTCGGTGTCTACGGCCAGCCTCCCGGTCTTCACGTACTCCTCGGGCAGGTAGGCCAGGGTGCCGCGCACTGTCCGAGTCCGGGCCACACTACTGCTCTGGCCGGGGTTGGCCCCTGTAAACCGGCTGAGACGGGCCAGGCCGAAGTCCCCCAGTTTGGGCATCAGTCTCTCATCCAGAAGGACATTGGAACTTGGGGATGGAAGGCGGTGGTGTCAGCCTGGCCCTAGCCCTCTCTGCGACTCATCACTCCGGCACCTACTGCCCCCTGCCTGGTTCTGAGACAATCAGACCGGAGCCACTGACGTGCACCTCAGTGGCGGATCGTGGCCCGTGCTCATGGTGTTCTGGCCACTTGGGGCTCCGAGCAAGTGGCCCCCAGAGCCCCGTCCTACAGTTGAGTCCCTGTTCACCAGTGGGACCCATCCTTGGCCTCCATGTCCACCCCTGGCCCACACTGGGTGCTCAGTGACTCTCAGACCCCAGCCCTGACGCCCCCTGTTCTCAGGAGGATCGCTCAGGGCCAGGCTCCTGGGGACTAGGCAGCAGGCACCCCCGGTCCCTGCTGGCGGGAGGTGTGGGAGCATCACCCCTTGCCATAGGGCTCCTGCCACCCTCAAAGGCCCCCAGGGGCTGGCCGTGTCCCCGCCTCACCTCTTGACATCTCCATGGATGAGGCTGGGGCTATCTTGATGTAAGAACTGAATTGCCCGGGCCGTGCCCAGAAGGATGTCCAGTCGCTGAGGCCAGGAGAGAGGGGGCCAGGCCTGTGTCTGGAGGGGCACAAGGAAGAAAGGGGAGACCACAGAGCCACCATCTTTGATGCCCATCCATGCTTCCCCTGAGCGCTGAAGTGCCAGGTCAGAGATGCTCCTGTCCTGGGCTTGGTCAGCCCTTGCGTCCTGCGGGCGCCTCTCTAGACGGGGCTTAGGGGCTGTCCGTTGCCTCCTGCCCTCTGGACAATGCTGCCAAGATCCTTCCACTACTCTGTTTGCCCAGGGGAGCAGATGGGGCCCCTTTCAGAGGCCCCACGAGCTTGGCTTCCGAGCATGGAGAGTCCCCGATCACTGAGGCTAAGGCCCCGTGTCCCATTCGGACCAGGTGCCAAGCGTGATACAGTgtgccaggccaggccaggcaaGGCTTACCTGGACATGGAGGCGGTCTTCCAGGGAGCCATTGGGCAGGAAGCCATAGACAAGGCAGTAGAAGCCACTCTGAGCACAGTAGCCGGCAAAGTCCACGATGTTGGGGTGACGAAACCTACTTGAAACAGTGGAGTCTCAGCGCTCTGCTCCCAGCATCCAGCATGCCTTCCATCTGGCCATTGCGGGGGGGCGGTGTGGGGTGTGGACGGTCCCTAACCAGGTTCCCTGGCTCgcctgggcctggcaggctgcagaccaaGGGGGAGCCAGGTCCCCGGACATGTGGTCCTGGCGGGGCCCTGCCCCTGCCTGCAGGCTCACCGCGACAGCTGCTGCACTTCAGTCTGGAAGCTCTGCTTCACTGTGGTCCACTCCAGGTCGGCCTCCTGCAGCCCTCGGGGAGAATGAGGCAGGGGGGACTGGCAGTGTGAGACTCCTGTGGCCCAGACTTCATGTCCCTCCCTGCCCCGCCACCTGTTCTGGGCCCAGAAGGAGCATGGGCCTGGGGGCCCTGGACTGTGAAATCGGAGGGCTGAAAGAACCCTGTGGGGTcgtgaagggggtgggggaggaccaCAAAAGCCCAAGTCTGGGATCAGCCCTTGAGGGCCCTGGCGAGGATGCTGCACAGACCTCCTTGAGCCTCTTCACAGCATAGACGGTGTTCCTCATCACCGCCCGGTACACACAGCCAAAGCCGCCCTCCCCGATCTTGAGCTCCTCTGAGAAGTCGTGGGTACCCTGGCAAATCTCATGGAGGGGCCAGCAGAATGAAGAAGAGGGGGCCCCTGGCAGGAGGGACATGGGGCTCTCCGGGCTGGGCTGTGGGAAGAGACCCTGTGTCAGGTGAGGTCCCATGTCCTCCCCTCTGCCTCAGCTCACCCTTGCTGGGCTGCCTAGGGTGGCCCAGGGGACCAAAGGCAGCTGTCACTGCTTGCTGGCGTCAAACctctgggtggggggcaggacCCACCTACCTTGGTAGATGAGGGGGCTGGAGATGGCAATGGTGGCTGGTGGGCAGCTGGGCTTGGTCCAGGGCAGAGCTCGGGGTCAGAGTGAGTCTGAGAGCCTGGAAAAGCTTCGTAAAGACACCAGTGAAAGGCAGCCAGAGGCCAGTGGCAGGATCTATCGGGGTGGCCAGGAGCAAGGGGGTCCTTTCCTGACGTTCATCAGGCCAACCCCCACGAACCCTCCCAGACCGGGTTGTCTTACCTGGGGAGAGGAAGGTGGAGGCCAGAGACGGCAACTTCCGGTGGCCAGGAACCGCAGCCTCGGAGGGTGCGGAGATGCTGCTGGGTGTCAGGGAGGTGGTGCTTGGGGGCAGAAGGGGGGCGGGAGGGTGCCCTGGGAGGCCGGAGAAAGAAAGGACGTTAGGCCCAGGCTGGAGGGAGGAGCTCCGAGGTAAGCCCTGGGCGGCCCCTGTCCCAGGGTCCGGGGGGTTCCGGGGGTCTCCAGGGCCGCGCTCACAAGCAGTGATGATATCCCGCGCCCGCAGCAGCTGCAGGTGCGTGAGGATGCGCACGAGATCGGCCACGCGGGCGTTGCGGTTGATCCACGGCCACAGGACGCTGGCTGTGCGCTGCCCGGAGCGCTCGCACAGCCGCAGCTCGGTCTGGTCGCGGACGATCAGGGCGGCTGCGGGTCAGGGGGCGTCAGGCCGCGGTGTCCAGGCCCCGCGCGGCTCCCCGGCCCGTCCCGCCCCGCCCCTGTCGGCCTGCGGCCACCCACCGAACTGGCACCAGTCGGCGGGCTCCAGGGCGTCCATCACTTTGTAGAAGCGGCACATGACCCAGGGAGGCACCTCGTACAAGAAGTGCTGGGCGCCGGGGACGGCAGGGTCTCCCGGGCCCGGCCCCCCGGCCATGGCCACCGCCGCCGTCGCCGGGCCGGGGCCTCTCCGGGCCGCGGCGGGCGCGGGCCTCGGCCGGCCGGGTCCGCGAACACTGACTCACTTCCCCTTTAAGGCGGCCTCGTGCGACGCCCGGCGGGCCGGAAGGGGCGGCACCCGGGGCCGTCACCGCctcgcccgccgccgccgccgccgccgccgccgccgccgccagccCCGGCCACACGGGGGCGCCGCGCGCGGTCACGCCTCCCGGAGGCAGCTCCCCGGGCCCGGCGAGGCGGACTGGTGAgcttccaggaggaggaggagggctccAAGGGCTGCAGGAGAGCGCTTCTCGGCTCCAGGGACGATGGGCACAGCGAAGGCCTTCCAGAAAGGGTTAGAAGCGGGGCTTCGGAGAGCCGCTGGCTGGTCCTCTTTAGGTTTCCGTTTCGTGGGGAAAGCGGTGGAGAGGGGTCAAGACATCCAGGCGGGACAAGGTCAGATGTGGGTCACACCAGGGCTCCCGGCTGACTCTCTGCAGCTGGCTTgaggctgggggcaggaagaatgATCTGGAAGCTCGCAGCATCTCCACCCACCTCCTGGGCCTGGATCCCATCTTTTCTTGGCCCTCCGGGAACCTGCTCCAGCGGTGGTTAGGTCTTTGCAGCATCTGCCCTCTTCTTCGCTGGCTCCTTCCGCTAGCACAGAAAATGTGTTTATTACGTCTCTTAGAGACAGACCTTCGCTCCGGCTGCCCTCCTCCCTCTTGTCACGCTTGAGGATGGCAGGCTCTGGCGGCTCCCACCCCTTTCTCTGCAGCTCACAGAGCACCGTACTTGGCCTGTCTGGCGTCTCCCCACAGGCCTCCAGCATGCCTCCATCATTCGCAGTAGCAGCCACAGTAGCAGCCACCAGGAAACTGTTACCTCTCTGAACGTCTCTGGAGTTCCTCTCTTCCCCACGGGGCTCTGACCTAGATGAACCTAAACGAACGTGCTTCCCTGCCTCCTCTGGCTCAGGGGTCTTCCTTAGGCACAAAGCACTCCACACCAGTTTTCCTGCTTAAGACCTTCCCGGGGTTCCCGAAGCCCTCAGAAGGATTGCAGCTTTTCAGCATGGCTTCTGACGTTGTCACCATGTGGCCCTTTCCTGCCCACCTGTCTCGCTCTTGGCACTTGGCAGCGGCCTTAACCCAGCCACAACTCCTTGGGGGTCCAAGAACGTGCCAGGGCTCCCACCCCCACGGGTTTGCACCTGCAACTCCGTCCAGCAGATACCCTGGTAGCTGGAAGCTGGCCTGGAGTCCCCTGGTGCGTCCTTCTTTAGCTTCAGCACTCATCTGTTTACCCcacacccctccccgccccccgccaagCAGCCAGGGcgccttcctcttctgtttttttccagcTAGATGCCAGCTTGAAAGGCAGGTCTTCGCCAGCCCCTTGTCCACTTGATCCTGACCCCTGAGGGCTGCCACCCTCCTCACCTGCAGGCTGTCCATCCAGAGACTTCAAGAGTGGTTTGCAGAAACCAGGTTGGCCCAAGACACACCTCTGTGGCGGCCTCTTCCCAGAAGCTGCAGCCACTCCACAAGAGGAGGCCGGCCACACCCTGAGCCCCAGTGGCTTCCATAGGGACAGCTCTTACCGAGACTCCCAAGCTGAGGAGGGAACTAGTGGGCACACACATACTAAGTGAACTGGGACTTGGTCCCACTTCCAATTCTGCTGGACT
This genomic window contains:
- the IRAK1 gene encoding interleukin-1 receptor-associated kinase 1 isoform X1, encoding MAGGPGPGDPAVPGAQHFLYEVPPWVMCRFYKVMDALEPADWCQFAALIVRDQTELRLCERSGQRTASVLWPWINRNARVADLVRILTHLQLLRARDIITAWHPPAPLLPPSTTSLTPSSISAPSEAAVPGHRKLPSLASTFLSPAFPGSQTHSDPELCPGPSPAAHQPPLPSPAPSSTKPSPESPMSLLPGAPSSSFCWPLHEICQGTHDFSEELKIGEGGFGCVYRAVMRNTVYAVKRLKEEADLEWTTVKQSFQTEVQQLSRFRHPNIVDFAGYCAQSGFYCLVYGFLPNGSLEDRLHVQTQAWPPLSWPQRLDILLGTARAIQFLHQDSPSLIHGDVKSSNVLLDERLMPKLGDFGLARLSRFTGANPGQSSSVARTRTVRGTLAYLPEEYVKTGRLAVDTDTFSFGVVLLETLAGQRAVRMHGAQPKYLKDLVEEEAEEAGVTLKGTQTAVQGGPAADTWAALVAAQIYKKHLDPRPGPCPPQLGLALGQLACCCLHRRAKRRPPMTQVYQTLEELQVVVAGPCLELEAASRSPPSPQENSYVSTSGSALSRASPWQPLAAPLGAQAQATDWPQKGANQPVESDESVSDLSAALHSWHLSPSCPAGPGAPSWVPAPFGQAACTQGGAARESSCGSGPGLQPTAVEDRDQSGATEDAAEAGIVRGRGPRQPAAALVQLSPRLGPGPSGQAGARRERRVSELNRPPGPIPKPGSPSSHGRKFSWPSTPWQPMGIGGGGTPSAWRRVCGGPGTCGVWAWARLGAPRPE
- the IRAK1 gene encoding interleukin-1 receptor-associated kinase 1 isoform X2 — its product is MAGGPGPGDPAVPGAQHFLYEVPPWVMCRFYKVMDALEPADWCQFAALIVRDQTELRLCERSGQRTASVLWPWINRNARVADLVRILTHLQLLRARDIITAWHPPAPLLPPSTTSLTPSSISAPSEAAVPGHRKLPSLASTFLSPAFPGSQTHSDPELCPGPSPAAHQPPLPSPAPSSTKPSPESPMSLLPGAPSSSFCWPLHEICQGTHDFSEELKIGEGGFGCVYRAVMRNTVYAVKRLKEEADLEWTTVKQSFQTEVQQLSRFRHPNIVDFAGYCAQSGFYCLVYGFLPNGSLEDRLHVQTQAWPPLSWPQRLDILLGTARAIQFLHQDSPSLIHGDVKSSNVLLDERLMPKLGDFGLARLSRFTGANPGQSSSVARTRTVRGTLAYLPEEYVKTGRLAVDTDTFSFGVVLLETLAGQRAVRMHGAQPKYLKDLVEEEAEEAGVTLKGTQTAVQGGPAADTWAALVAAQIYKKHLDPRPGPCPPQLGLALGQLACCCLHRRAKRRPPMTQVYQTLEELQVVVAGPCLELEAASRSPPSPQENSYVSTSGSALSRASPWQPLAAPLGAQAQATDWPQKGANQPVESDESVSDLSAALHSWHLSPSCPAGPGAPSWVPAPFGQAACTQGGAARESSCGSGPGLQPTAVEGPLLGSSMSSRPPQIVINPARRKMLQKLALYEDGVLDSLQLLSSSSLPDSGQDLQDRQGPEERDEFRS